From Phycisphaerae bacterium, one genomic window encodes:
- the metK gene encoding methionine adenosyltransferase, with protein sequence MSNNGSNGAVRKGHHYFTSESVSMGHPDKVADQISDTVLDALIAKDPNARVACETLVTTGLVVVAGEVTVHNEAAKLALNNIEEDVRKTIADIGYTDPACQFDHKSCAVIRTIHSQSADISQGVTASKKKKQGAGDQGLMFGFACRETKALMPLPIHLSHRLVEKLAEVRRKGVIPWLRPDSKSQVTIEYEGSKPIRLDTIVISTQHEERPELLDRHGNVNEKFKRTIIEKVIKPVCLKECPRLWTNRIKFHINPTGRFVIGGPHGDTGLTGRKIIVDSYGGRGAHGGGAFSGKDPSKVDRSATYMARHIAKNVVAAGLADICEVQLAYAIGVPEPLSVLIDTEGTAKIPESKIEKLVRDQFDLTPGGIVQYLKLKRPIYRETAAHGHFGRSGAGFTWERTNAASALRKAASRWL encoded by the coding sequence GTGAGCAATAACGGCAGCAACGGAGCGGTTCGCAAGGGACATCATTACTTCACCTCCGAGTCGGTCAGCATGGGCCACCCCGACAAGGTCGCCGACCAGATCTCGGACACCGTGCTCGATGCCCTCATTGCCAAGGACCCCAACGCCCGCGTCGCCTGCGAGACGCTCGTGACCACCGGTCTCGTCGTCGTCGCCGGCGAAGTCACCGTTCATAACGAAGCCGCCAAGCTCGCCCTCAACAACATAGAAGAAGACGTCCGCAAGACGATCGCCGACATCGGCTATACCGATCCCGCCTGCCAGTTCGATCACAAGAGCTGCGCCGTCATCCGCACCATCCACAGCCAGTCCGCCGACATCTCCCAGGGTGTCACTGCTTCCAAAAAGAAAAAGCAGGGGGCCGGCGATCAGGGCCTCATGTTCGGCTTCGCCTGCCGCGAGACCAAGGCCCTTATGCCCCTGCCGATCCACCTGTCGCACCGGCTCGTCGAGAAGCTTGCCGAAGTGCGGCGGAAGGGCGTCATCCCCTGGCTCCGTCCCGACAGCAAGAGCCAGGTCACCATCGAATACGAGGGCAGCAAACCGATCCGGCTCGATACCATCGTCATCTCCACCCAGCACGAAGAGCGCCCCGAACTGCTCGACCGCCACGGCAATGTCAACGAAAAGTTCAAGCGCACCATCATCGAAAAAGTCATCAAACCGGTTTGTCTGAAGGAATGCCCCCGGCTCTGGACCAACCGCATCAAGTTCCACATCAACCCCACCGGTCGCTTCGTCATCGGCGGCCCGCACGGCGACACCGGTCTGACCGGCCGCAAGATCATCGTCGATAGCTACGGCGGCCGCGGGGCGCATGGGGGCGGCGCCTTCTCCGGCAAGGACCCGTCCAAGGTCGATCGCTCGGCGACCTACATGGCCCGCCACATCGCCAAGAACGTCGTCGCGGCCGGTCTCGCGGACATCTGCGAAGTCCAGCTCGCCTACGCCATCGGCGTCCCGGAGCCGCTTAGCGTCCTCATCGACACCGAAGGCACCGCCAAGATCCCTGAAAGCAAGATCGAAAAGCTCGTCCGCGACCAGTTCGACCTCACCCCCGGCGGCATCGTCCAATATCTCAAGCTGAAGCGGCCCATTTACCGCGAAACCGCCGCCCACGGCCACTTCGGCCGCT